The following are encoded in a window of Rhizobium sp. 11515TR genomic DNA:
- a CDS encoding DUF3572 domain-containing protein yields the protein MQSNFKNPKKSAADPQETAIAVLGWLANEPDMFGRFLALTGIEPAQVRNAINEPAFLAGMLDFLMNHEPTLLAFCEASGIAPEAVATASAHFSPPGLASGEY from the coding sequence ATGCAAAGTAACTTCAAGAACCCGAAGAAGAGCGCGGCCGACCCGCAAGAGACTGCCATTGCCGTACTCGGCTGGCTGGCCAATGAACCGGATATGTTCGGCCGCTTCTTGGCGCTGACCGGCATAGAGCCGGCACAGGTGCGCAACGCCATCAACGAGCCCGCCTTTCTTGCCGGCATGCTCGATTTCCTCATGAACCATGAACCGACATTGCTGGCCTTCTGCGAGGCCAGCGGCATTGCGCCGGAGGCGGTCGCCACTGCATCGGCGCATTTTTCGCCGCCCGGCCTTGCCTCTGGAGAATATTGA
- a CDS encoding DNA polymerase IV: MTHAPDKISGFCRDCLSEQSATRTRCRSCGSPRLVYHRELYALTLAHIDCDAFYASIEKRDNPELADKPVIIGGGKRGVVSTACYIARIHGVRSAMPMFKALEACPQAIVIRPNMEKYVRVGREVRGMMQDLTPLVQPLSIDEAFLELEGTQRLHHDPPARILAKFAKRVEQEIGITISVGLSYCKFLAKVASDLQKPRGFSVIGKEEALSFLEPRPVTTIWGVGKAFAATLESDGIRTIGQLQTMEEGDLMRRYGVIGQRLFRLSRGIDDRTVHPNEAAKSVSSETTFFEDIWRHEDLVPILRDLSEKVSRRLKRSGIAGQTVVLKLKTSDFKVRTRNRRLEDPTLLADRIFRTGLRLLEAETDGTKFRLIGIGVTDLGHAGRADPPDLIDVQATRRAAAEAAMDKLREKFGNKTVETGYTFGDRNHK; the protein is encoded by the coding sequence ATGACCCATGCGCCCGACAAGATTTCCGGCTTCTGTCGCGATTGCTTGAGCGAGCAATCGGCCACGCGCACGCGCTGTCGAAGCTGCGGCAGCCCTCGCCTCGTTTACCACCGAGAACTCTACGCACTGACGCTGGCGCATATCGATTGCGATGCCTTTTATGCCTCCATCGAGAAACGTGACAATCCGGAGTTGGCCGACAAGCCTGTCATCATCGGTGGCGGCAAGCGCGGCGTCGTCTCCACAGCCTGCTATATCGCCCGCATCCATGGGGTGCGCTCCGCCATGCCGATGTTCAAGGCGCTGGAAGCCTGCCCACAGGCTATCGTCATCCGTCCAAACATGGAGAAATACGTCCGCGTCGGCCGCGAGGTTCGAGGCATGATGCAGGACCTGACGCCGCTGGTTCAGCCGCTTTCGATCGATGAAGCCTTTCTTGAACTCGAGGGCACCCAGCGGCTCCATCACGATCCGCCGGCTCGCATTCTCGCCAAGTTCGCCAAGCGGGTGGAGCAGGAAATCGGCATTACCATCTCCGTCGGGCTTTCCTACTGCAAGTTCCTCGCCAAGGTGGCCTCCGACCTGCAGAAGCCGCGAGGCTTCTCCGTCATCGGCAAGGAAGAGGCCCTCTCCTTTCTGGAGCCACGGCCAGTCACGACGATATGGGGTGTCGGCAAGGCCTTTGCCGCGACGCTCGAAAGTGATGGCATCCGCACTATCGGCCAATTGCAGACCATGGAGGAAGGCGATCTCATGCGCCGTTACGGCGTAATTGGGCAGCGGCTTTTCCGTCTCTCACGAGGGATCGACGACCGAACCGTCCATCCTAACGAAGCGGCGAAAAGCGTGTCCTCCGAAACCACCTTCTTCGAAGATATCTGGCGCCATGAGGATCTCGTGCCGATCCTGCGCGATCTCTCCGAGAAGGTTTCACGACGTCTGAAGCGCAGCGGCATTGCCGGCCAGACCGTCGTGCTGAAGCTCAAAACCTCGGATTTCAAGGTCCGCACGCGTAATCGTCGGCTGGAAGATCCGACCCTGCTTGCAGATCGGATTTTCCGCACCGGACTGAGACTGCTCGAAGCCGAAACGGACGGCACGAAATTCCGTCTCATCGGCATCGGCGTGACCGATCTTGGCCATGCCGGGCGTGCAGACCCACCCGATCTTATCGACGTTCAGGCCACGCGACGGGCCGCTGCGGAAGCAGCCATGGACAAGTTGCGAGAAAAATTCGGCAATAAGACAGTCGAAACCGGCTACACGTTCGGCGATAGAAACCATAAATAA
- a CDS encoding ABC transporter ATP-binding protein has product MKRNVVLQLSGVERHYGQGETRLSILKGADFTLRSGEIVALVAPSGTGKSTLLHVAGLLEHPDGGEVLVNGQACEGLSDDRRTAVRRSEIGFVYQFHHLLPEFSALENIMMPQLISGLSRKDASERASQLLDYMRIGHRADHRPAELSGGEQQRVAIARAVANAPLVLLADEPTGNLDPATAHYVFDALEALVRQSGLAALIATHNHELAARMDRRVTLSEGKVVEV; this is encoded by the coding sequence ATGAAACGCAACGTCGTTCTCCAGCTCTCTGGCGTGGAGCGTCACTACGGGCAGGGCGAGACACGGCTGTCGATCCTGAAGGGTGCCGATTTCACTTTGCGCAGCGGCGAGATCGTCGCGCTTGTTGCGCCGTCAGGCACGGGGAAATCGACGCTTCTCCATGTGGCCGGGCTGCTTGAGCATCCGGATGGCGGCGAGGTACTCGTCAACGGTCAGGCCTGCGAAGGCTTGTCCGATGATAGGCGGACGGCCGTGCGCCGCAGCGAAATCGGCTTCGTCTATCAGTTCCATCACCTGCTGCCCGAGTTCTCGGCTCTCGAGAATATCATGATGCCGCAGCTTATTTCCGGGCTCTCGCGTAAAGATGCGAGCGAGCGCGCTTCTCAGCTTCTCGACTACATGCGCATCGGCCATCGCGCCGATCATCGCCCCGCCGAGCTCTCCGGCGGCGAGCAGCAGCGTGTCGCGATCGCCCGTGCCGTCGCCAATGCGCCGCTGGTGCTGCTGGCCGACGAGCCCACCGGCAATCTCGACCCGGCGACCGCGCATTACGTCTTCGATGCGCTGGAAGCACTGGTGCGTCAGTCGGGTCTCGCGGCGTTGATTGCCACCCACAATCACGAGCTCGCAGCCCGCATGGATCGCCGTGTCACGCTAAGTGAAGGCAAAGTGGTCGAGGTTTAA
- a CDS encoding DUF5680 domain-containing protein has protein sequence MPDLAELNDFIVAAKAETYVGDGERLPSCRSGSHDIGYASGRWRYLDSYFGGTDFAGQELVWHDDEPVWAMNYFGHIVEPDLIDGTRAGMVIKAALLRLYQDEKRFLGGFEFEHVYGRYIDRSTGSCDHFIGHEAIMVKERKAYELDYRGGLIVP, from the coding sequence ATGCCGGATCTTGCCGAGCTGAACGATTTTATTGTCGCTGCCAAAGCCGAGACCTATGTCGGCGACGGCGAGAGGCTGCCGTCATGCCGAAGCGGCTCGCATGACATTGGTTATGCGAGCGGCCGCTGGCGTTATCTCGACAGCTATTTCGGCGGCACGGATTTCGCGGGACAGGAACTCGTCTGGCATGACGACGAGCCGGTCTGGGCCATGAACTATTTCGGCCATATCGTCGAGCCCGATCTGATCGACGGCACCCGCGCGGGCATGGTTATCAAGGCGGCACTTCTGCGCCTCTATCAGGATGAAAAACGCTTTCTAGGCGGCTTCGAATTCGAACACGTCTACGGCCGCTATATCGACCGCAGCACCGGATCGTGCGACCACTTTATCGGGCACGAAGCCATCATGGTGAAAGAGCGCAAGGCCTATGAGCTGGATTATCGCGGTGGCCTGATCGTTCCGTGA
- a CDS encoding GNAT family N-acetyltransferase, whose product MQNLIVQPLTPGRWDDFETLFGPSGACYGCWCTYFRVPTSQRKTMDAAAKKQLIHERISAGPPPGLLGYSDGQPIAWVQVGPRAELPQWNSPKTVSRPLDPADAEDGSVWAVSCFFINSKDRGKGHSHRMLSEAVNFARASGARLLEGCPIERTKQSKSVGLYVGSQRIFEAAGFSEVAKRKDGRPLMRLVL is encoded by the coding sequence GTGCAGAATTTAATCGTGCAGCCGTTGACGCCAGGCCGATGGGACGATTTCGAAACGTTATTCGGGCCAAGCGGCGCCTGCTATGGCTGTTGGTGTACCTATTTCCGCGTGCCGACATCGCAGCGCAAGACGATGGACGCAGCAGCAAAGAAGCAGTTGATCCACGAGCGAATCTCGGCTGGGCCGCCACCCGGACTTCTGGGCTATAGCGACGGTCAGCCGATCGCCTGGGTGCAGGTTGGTCCGCGCGCCGAGCTGCCGCAATGGAACTCGCCGAAAACGGTATCGCGTCCCCTCGATCCAGCCGATGCGGAAGACGGCTCGGTCTGGGCAGTAAGCTGCTTCTTCATAAATTCGAAGGATCGCGGCAAGGGGCACAGCCATCGCATGCTGTCGGAGGCCGTGAATTTCGCCCGCGCTTCCGGCGCGCGGCTGCTGGAGGGCTGTCCGATCGAGCGTACGAAGCAGTCGAAATCCGTCGGCCTCTATGTTGGCTCGCAGCGCATCTTCGAGGCCGCCGGGTTTTCTGAAGTTGCGAAGCGGAAGGATGGCAGGCCCCTGATGCGCCTGGTCCTTTGA
- a CDS encoding glycoside hydrolase family 25 protein produces MRLSAVSTIFLACLTISGCAARGEREAAQAAPPSKEVTSSIAKTSRPVPSVEIGETVSRVERQQALAVAMPTNLRPEGIMPSDQNDERDAPVPLQRPLAMLSPSNPMPRALRQQPMQIYSHRFRDAKPINFGTSTSPRKLAVHGVDVSRWQGEIDWDTLRTQGANFVYIKATDGGDHLDPMFKKNWRAAQQAGLKHGAYHFFYWCRTAGEQADWFIRNVPKEAGALPPVIDVEWNGESSCKRRPSREQVLAKMQVFMDKLEKHYGQRPIVYTAPDFYRDNLSGELLDYPFWLRAVAQHPSKVYPGRKWLFWQYSGSGVSHGVEGRIDLNAFHGSEQDWHNWVASSVH; encoded by the coding sequence ATGCGTCTATCGGCTGTATCGACCATTTTTCTCGCCTGCCTGACGATTTCAGGCTGCGCCGCTCGAGGTGAGCGCGAAGCCGCGCAAGCCGCACCGCCTTCGAAAGAAGTGACGAGTTCCATTGCAAAGACCAGCAGGCCGGTGCCGTCGGTTGAAATCGGCGAAACGGTTTCGCGCGTGGAGCGACAGCAGGCTCTCGCAGTCGCCATGCCGACGAACCTCCGTCCGGAGGGGATCATGCCTTCCGATCAGAATGACGAACGTGATGCACCCGTGCCGCTGCAGCGGCCGCTCGCCATGCTCTCTCCATCGAACCCGATGCCCCGCGCCCTGCGGCAGCAGCCGATGCAGATCTACAGCCATCGCTTCCGCGACGCCAAGCCTATCAACTTCGGTACGTCCACCTCGCCCCGGAAGCTCGCCGTCCATGGCGTCGACGTCTCGCGCTGGCAGGGCGAGATCGACTGGGATACGCTGCGCACCCAGGGTGCGAACTTCGTCTACATCAAGGCGACCGATGGCGGCGATCATCTCGATCCCATGTTCAAGAAGAACTGGCGGGCCGCTCAGCAGGCAGGTCTAAAGCATGGCGCCTATCACTTCTTCTATTGGTGCCGGACTGCCGGGGAGCAGGCCGACTGGTTCATCCGCAACGTGCCGAAGGAAGCCGGAGCCCTGCCGCCTGTCATCGACGTGGAATGGAACGGCGAGTCAAGCTGCAAGCGGCGGCCCTCGCGCGAGCAGGTTCTCGCCAAGATGCAGGTGTTCATGGACAAGCTGGAAAAGCATTACGGCCAACGCCCGATCGTCTACACAGCTCCGGATTTCTATCGCGACAATCTGAGCGGCGAACTGCTCGACTACCCCTTCTGGCTGCGCGCCGTGGCTCAACATCCATCCAAGGTCTATCCGGGCCGGAAATGGCTGTTCTGGCAATATTCCGGCTCCGGCGTATCCCACGGCGTCGAAGGCAGGATCGACCTTAACGCTTTCCACGGCAGCGAGCAGGACTGGCACAACTGGGTGGCTTCCAGCGTCCACTGA
- the dnaE gene encoding DNA polymerase III subunit alpha produces the protein MADAGGSGAVAPVGEMPEFVHLRVHSAYSLLEGALPLKKILAKAAGDSQPAIAITDTNNLFVALEFSQKAMDEGLQPIIGCQVSIDMEDGGEGEKRGPQQALAKLPSIVLLAATEQGYERLVDLVSRAYLGGEGNHAVHIAASWLDEIGTEGLIALTGSLTGPVDMALKEGHAPQALSRLLTLKRLFGDRLYVELQRHGTYDRRHEQKMIAMAYEHEIPLVATNEAFFPTRDDYDAHDALMAVAHNAIVSDDTRFRLTPDHYLKSRADMAKLFANLPEALENTVEIARRCSFILKTRKPILPRFTGATDDAEEAERAEAAELRAQAIEGLDQRLVSLGMAPGYAEKDYRERLEFELSVIERMKFPGYFLIVADFIKWAKRHDIPVGPGRGSGAGSLVAYALTITDVDPLRFSLLFERFLNPERVSMPDFDIDFCQDRREEVIRYVQAKYGREQVAQIITFGSLQARAALRDVGRVLEMPYGQVDKICKLVPNNPANPTPLSKAIEEEPRLQEEADKEPVVARLLDIAQKIEGLYRHASTHAAGIVIGDRPLSKLVPMYRDPRSDMPVTQFNMKWVEQAGLVKFDFLGLKTLTVLKTAVDFVAKRGISIDLASIPLDDKLSYEMLSRGETVGVFQVESAGMRKALIGMRPDCIEDIIALVALYRPGPMENIPVYNARKHGEEEIESIHPKIDYLLKETQGVIVYQEQVMQVAQVLSGYSLGEADLLRRAMGKKIKAEMDQQRERFVDGAIKNGVSKGQADVIFDLLAKFANYGFNKSHAAAYAIVSYQTAYMKAHYPVEFLAASMTLDMSNTEKVNDFRQDAKRLGIEVIAPSVQTSFRHFETGDNRIYYALAAIKGVGESAVDHIVEVRGDKPFAGIEDFCLRIDPKQINRRVLESLICAGAFDCFEIDRAQLIAGLDRIMGYAQVAQENKRSGQHDMFGSAASGPEKIVFPPYTPWLASERLLREFQVLGFYLTAHPLDTYKSVLDKMRVQPFAEFSAAVKQGASNGRLAGTVISKQERKTRTGNKMGIFVFSDASGQFEAVLFSETLNQYRDVLEVGKSFVITAQADERPEGISLRLQTAQSLEEKSLQMQKALRVYVRDSGPLKAVAAHLNAKGDGLVSFIVIKEEGMREVEVALPEKYRITPEIAAALRTAPGVIDVELV, from the coding sequence ATGGCGGATGCAGGTGGCAGCGGCGCGGTAGCGCCGGTCGGCGAAATGCCGGAATTCGTGCACCTCAGGGTTCATTCCGCCTATTCTCTACTAGAGGGCGCATTGCCGCTCAAGAAGATATTGGCCAAGGCTGCCGGGGACAGTCAGCCGGCCATTGCCATCACCGATACCAACAATTTGTTCGTTGCCCTGGAGTTCTCGCAGAAAGCGATGGACGAGGGGCTGCAGCCAATCATCGGCTGTCAGGTATCGATCGATATGGAAGACGGCGGCGAGGGCGAGAAGCGCGGGCCGCAGCAGGCCTTGGCGAAGCTGCCATCCATCGTGCTGCTTGCCGCCACCGAGCAGGGCTACGAGCGCCTCGTCGATCTTGTCAGCCGCGCCTATCTCGGCGGCGAAGGCAATCATGCCGTTCACATTGCAGCCTCATGGCTGGACGAGATCGGCACGGAAGGGTTGATCGCACTCACCGGTTCGCTGACCGGCCCGGTTGACATGGCGTTGAAGGAAGGCCATGCGCCGCAGGCGCTATCCCGTCTGTTGACACTGAAACGCCTGTTCGGCGACAGGTTGTATGTCGAATTGCAGCGTCATGGCACCTATGATCGCCGCCACGAGCAGAAGATGATCGCGATGGCTTACGAGCATGAGATTCCGCTCGTCGCCACCAACGAAGCCTTTTTTCCGACGCGGGACGATTATGATGCGCATGACGCTCTGATGGCGGTGGCCCACAATGCCATTGTCTCGGACGATACGCGGTTCCGCCTGACGCCGGATCATTATCTCAAGAGCCGTGCCGACATGGCGAAACTCTTCGCCAATCTGCCCGAAGCGCTGGAGAACACGGTCGAGATCGCCCGCCGCTGCTCCTTCATCCTGAAGACCCGCAAGCCGATCCTGCCGCGCTTCACTGGCGCCACGGATGATGCGGAGGAGGCAGAGCGTGCCGAGGCCGCCGAGCTGCGCGCTCAGGCGATCGAGGGTCTCGACCAGCGTCTCGTCTCGCTCGGCATGGCACCGGGCTATGCGGAGAAGGATTATCGCGAGCGGCTGGAATTCGAACTGAGCGTTATCGAGCGCATGAAGTTTCCCGGCTACTTCCTGATCGTTGCGGACTTCATCAAATGGGCCAAGCGCCACGATATCCCCGTGGGCCCGGGCCGCGGTTCCGGTGCGGGCTCGCTGGTCGCCTATGCTCTGACCATCACCGACGTCGATCCGCTGCGCTTTTCGTTGCTGTTCGAGCGCTTCCTCAATCCGGAACGCGTCTCCATGCCGGACTTTGATATTGATTTCTGCCAGGACCGGCGCGAAGAGGTGATCCGTTACGTGCAGGCCAAATATGGCCGCGAGCAGGTGGCGCAGATCATCACCTTCGGTTCGCTGCAGGCGCGCGCAGCCTTGCGCGACGTCGGCCGCGTGCTCGAAATGCCCTATGGCCAGGTCGACAAGATCTGCAAGCTGGTGCCGAACAATCCCGCCAATCCTACGCCGCTGAGCAAGGCGATCGAGGAGGAGCCGCGTCTGCAAGAAGAGGCGGACAAGGAGCCGGTCGTCGCCCGGCTTCTCGACATCGCGCAGAAGATTGAAGGCCTCTATCGCCACGCCTCGACGCACGCCGCCGGTATCGTCATCGGCGACCGTCCGCTGTCGAAGCTCGTGCCGATGTATCGCGACCCGCGCTCCGACATGCCGGTCACCCAGTTCAACATGAAATGGGTGGAGCAGGCCGGTCTGGTGAAGTTCGACTTCCTCGGCCTGAAGACACTGACTGTCCTGAAGACGGCGGTCGATTTCGTTGCTAAGCGCGGCATCTCGATCGATCTTGCCAGCATACCGCTTGACGACAAATTGAGCTATGAGATGCTCTCGCGCGGCGAGACGGTCGGCGTGTTCCAGGTGGAAAGTGCGGGCATGCGCAAGGCGCTGATCGGCATGCGTCCTGACTGCATCGAGGATATCATCGCGCTCGTGGCGCTCTATCGTCCCGGCCCGATGGAGAACATCCCGGTCTATAATGCCCGCAAGCACGGCGAGGAGGAGATCGAATCGATCCACCCGAAGATCGACTATCTTCTCAAGGAAACCCAGGGCGTTATCGTCTACCAGGAACAGGTGATGCAGGTCGCCCAGGTGCTCTCGGGCTATTCGCTCGGCGAGGCGGATCTTCTGCGCCGCGCCATGGGTAAGAAGATCAAGGCGGAGATGGACCAGCAGCGCGAGCGCTTCGTCGATGGCGCCATCAAGAACGGCGTTTCGAAGGGCCAGGCCGACGTCATCTTCGATCTGCTCGCGAAATTCGCCAATTACGGCTTCAACAAGTCGCATGCCGCCGCCTACGCGATCGTCTCCTACCAGACCGCCTATATGAAGGCACACTATCCGGTGGAGTTCCTGGCCGCGTCGATGACGCTCGATATGTCCAACACCGAAAAGGTCAACGACTTCCGTCAGGATGCCAAGCGGCTGGGCATCGAGGTCATCGCGCCCTCGGTGCAGACCTCGTTCCGCCATTTCGAGACGGGTGATAACCGTATCTATTATGCTCTGGCCGCCATCAAGGGTGTCGGCGAATCCGCTGTCGACCATATCGTCGAGGTGCGCGGCGACAAACCCTTTGCCGGCATCGAGGATTTCTGCCTGCGCATCGATCCCAAGCAGATCAACCGTCGCGTTCTGGAAAGCCTGATCTGTGCCGGCGCTTTCGATTGTTTCGAGATCGACCGCGCCCAGCTGATCGCCGGCCTCGACCGTATCATGGGCTATGCCCAGGTGGCGCAGGAAAACAAGCGCAGTGGCCAGCATGACATGTTCGGGAGTGCAGCCTCCGGTCCGGAAAAGATCGTGTTTCCGCCCTATACGCCATGGCTCGCCTCGGAGCGTTTGCTGCGCGAGTTCCAAGTGCTCGGCTTCTATCTGACGGCACATCCGCTCGATACTTATAAGAGCGTGCTCGACAAGATGCGGGTGCAGCCGTTCGCCGAGTTCTCCGCCGCCGTAAAGCAGGGCGCCAGCAACGGCCGTCTCGCTGGCACGGTTATCTCCAAGCAGGAGCGCAAGACGCGTACCGGCAACAAGATGGGCATCTTCGTTTTCTCCGATGCTTCGGGCCAGTTCGAAGCCGTGCTCTTCTCGGAGACGCTCAACCAGTATCGTGATGTGCTCGAAGTCGGCAAATCCTTCGTCATTACGGCCCAGGCGGACGAGCGCCCGGAAGGCATCAGCCTGCGCCTGCAGACGGCGCAGTCGCTGGAGGAGAAGTCGCTGCAGATGCAGAAGGCGCTGCGCGTCTATGTCCGCGATTCTGGCCCGCTGAAAGCCGTTGCCGCGCATCTTAACGCCAAGGGCGATGGCCTTGTTTCCTTTATCGTCATCAAGGAGGAAGGAATGCGCGAGGTCGAGGTGGCACTGCCGGAGAAATATCGTATCACGCCCGAAATCGCTGCTGCCTTGCGCACGGCACCCGGCGTGATCGACGTGGAGCTGGTTTGA
- a CDS encoding L,D-transpeptidase family protein: MKPFLLLGLALLSATALSHPVFAAPDARTLQIVVSKDRQSLAVYDGDKVIATSKVSTGKRGHTTPSGIFSILEKKVYHESNLYSAAPMPFMQRLTWSGIALHESNSVPNYPASHGCVRMPKAFAKMLYQMTERGVHVVIADQPLVPQPFENAMLFQPLAAPPPALFSGIELRPMTASFLPQAQPLQVATNDVTSIKIPKAQETLAPPADPAPLSILITRRGLRENVRDLQGILNGMGFITGTPDGMLGPATVQAIEDFKKAHDIKTTGGLVSPALMKAVYAAAGKGEPPNGAIMVRQNFKPLFEGPAIIAEPQEALGVHFFTANTIDRISGKADWFGMTLEEDLSKQTKKRYGITSEEQSQSFDAAGQALNRITIPDDIRHRIEDLLTAGSSLTISDTGVGPETGNETDFITITNNGALGKKG; this comes from the coding sequence ATGAAGCCATTTTTGTTGCTGGGGCTTGCGCTGCTGTCAGCCACCGCCCTTTCCCATCCCGTCTTTGCCGCGCCGGATGCCCGCACCCTGCAGATCGTGGTGTCGAAAGACAGGCAGTCGCTTGCGGTTTATGACGGCGATAAGGTGATCGCGACTTCGAAGGTTTCCACCGGCAAGCGCGGCCACACGACGCCCAGCGGCATCTTCTCCATTCTGGAAAAGAAGGTCTATCACGAGTCCAATCTCTATTCGGCCGCGCCCATGCCCTTCATGCAAAGACTGACATGGTCGGGGATCGCACTGCATGAATCAAACTCGGTGCCGAATTATCCGGCATCGCATGGCTGCGTGCGCATGCCGAAGGCCTTTGCCAAGATGCTTTACCAGATGACCGAGCGCGGCGTACATGTCGTCATCGCCGATCAGCCGCTGGTCCCGCAGCCATTCGAAAACGCGATGCTGTTCCAGCCGCTAGCAGCTCCACCGCCGGCACTGTTTTCGGGCATCGAACTCCGTCCGATGACCGCGAGCTTCCTGCCGCAGGCACAACCGCTGCAGGTCGCGACGAATGACGTAACCTCGATCAAGATACCGAAGGCACAGGAGACTCTAGCGCCACCGGCCGATCCAGCGCCACTCAGCATCCTCATCACCCGGCGCGGCCTGCGCGAAAACGTGCGCGACCTCCAGGGCATCCTGAACGGAATGGGCTTCATCACCGGAACGCCTGACGGCATGCTCGGACCGGCAACGGTACAGGCGATCGAAGACTTCAAGAAGGCGCATGATATCAAGACGACGGGCGGCCTTGTCAGTCCCGCGCTGATGAAGGCAGTCTATGCCGCCGCCGGCAAGGGCGAACCGCCGAACGGCGCGATCATGGTCCGGCAGAACTTCAAGCCGCTCTTCGAAGGCCCCGCCATTATCGCCGAACCGCAAGAAGCGCTCGGTGTGCATTTCTTCACCGCCAACACGATCGACCGGATCAGCGGAAAGGCCGACTGGTTCGGCATGACGCTGGAAGAAGATCTGAGCAAGCAGACGAAAAAGCGCTACGGCATCACCAGCGAGGAACAATCGCAATCGTTCGATGCAGCCGGACAGGCGCTCAATCGCATCACCATTCCCGACGATATCCGCCACCGCATCGAGGATTTGCTGACGGCCGGTTCATCGCTGACGATTTCCGATACCGGTGTCGGACCGGAAACCGGCAACGAAACCGATTTCATCACCATTACCAACAACGGCGCGCTGGGTAAGAAGGGATAA
- a CDS encoding response regulator: MPKQVMIVEDNELNMKLFRDLIEASGYTTIQTRNGMEALDLARKHRPDLILMDIQLPEVSGLEVTKWLKEDDDLHVIPVIAVTAFAMKGDEERIRQGGCEAYVSKPISVPKFIETIKTYLGDA; this comes from the coding sequence ATGCCTAAGCAGGTAATGATTGTAGAAGACAATGAGCTGAATATGAAGCTCTTTCGCGATCTGATCGAGGCTTCCGGCTACACGACGATCCAGACCCGCAATGGCATGGAAGCGCTCGATCTCGCGCGCAAGCATCGCCCAGACCTGATTCTCATGGATATCCAGCTGCCGGAGGTTTCCGGCCTGGAGGTCACCAAGTGGCTGAAGGAAGACGACGATCTTCATGTGATCCCCGTGATCGCAGTCACAGCCTTCGCCATGAAGGGCGATGAGGAGCGCATTCGTCAGGGCGGTTGCGAGGCCTATGTCTCGAAGCCGATTTCGGTGCCGAAATTCATTGAGACCATAAAGACCTATCTGGGCGACGCCTAA